The following DNA comes from Fundidesulfovibrio putealis DSM 16056.
GCCTGCGCTGCTGGCCGTCATGCGCGGCTTATCCGCCGTGGCCGTCGGCGGGCGCTGCGGGCCGCGACCGTTCCAGCGGCTTGAGGGGCTTGGCCGGATTGCCTCCGCAGGCCGTCCAGGCGGGCATGTCCTTGGTCACGACGCTGCCCGGCGCGATGATCGCGCCCTCGCCGATGGTCACGCCCTTGAGGATGATGGCGTTGAACCCGATCCAGACCTTGGAGCCGATGACCACGGGCTTCATGGTGACCTTGGACCAGTCCTGCGACTGGCCGATGGCCCGGCCGCCGGAGGCGATGTAGTCCTCGAAGCACAGGCGGACGTCGTCCTTGCGCTCCTCCCAGTAGAGCGAGTGGTGGTCGGAATCGATGATATTGATGTTCCAGGACATCAGGACGTCGTCGCCGACGATGATTTCCCTGGCGCAGTCGAAGTTGACGTTCCCCAACTGGCAGCGCGCGCCAACCGTTATCCTGGCCCTGGGCTGAATGAAATTGAAGACCGAATAGATGTGCGACTGTTCGCCGATGGTGATATTGACGAAGTCCGGCTCTGGTTCCTCAAGATAATTGATGTTCGAATGCGACGTGACGAGGCTGGTATCATGCACGCGGGCGTGCTGCTTGTACTTTCGCCAATTGTTGTGGTCAGGCGCTCCAAAAACGAACATTCACCCCTCCTTGCTTCACGGGCGCGCAGGCCTCGCGCCCCTGTGAGCGCTCCTACCATGCAAAGATCATTCTTTTTTCGGATAATGCCAAAACGAAAGCGTGTAAAGAATCAAACCCGCGCACATGCGCGCCAGGCCCAACGCTGGACATCGCCACCAGGCCCCGCTAAAATCAAAAAAAGCCGCCAATCCCCTTGAAGAGCACGCCATTTTCCTGACAGAATAACCAGCGGCCCGGACACCTCCGGCACCCCCCGCCTGGGCGCGCGTATCCGGGACGCCTCTGTTTGCACGATAAATGCATGTCGCGTGCGCCCGGATATCGCCAGAACTGGCCCAGTCCTGGCCCAATTCTGGCCAACTCTCTGGAGGATGCGGCGTTTTCAGGGCGCGGCAAGCTGACGGACAGGCCTGAAAGCCTAAGCGACGCGCCGGAAAACGCGATTGACCGAGTCGGCTTCGGCGCGACCTGGAGCCTTAAGCGGCCCCACGTCCCGACCGATAGGCCTGAGAGCGCACGAGGCGGCCTCCGCCACGAAAAAGACCGGCCTGGAGCCGGAGGAAGTGTCCCATGAGGATAATGGTGCTTGGCGCCAGCGGCATGCTGGGCCACCAGCTGGTCCGCCAACTCTGCGCCCGCCACAGGGTGCTGGGCGTCCTGCGCCGGGAGCTTGGCTCTTACGCGGCCCACGGGCTCTTCACCCCGGACAACGCGGCTGGCGGCGTGGACATCCGACGCCCCGAGACGCTTGTCCCGGTGATGGACTCGTTCGGGCCGGAGGTGGTGGTCAACGCGGCGGGCCTGGTCAAGCAGCGCCCCGACGCCTCGGACACGCTGGCCTGCTTGGAGGCCAATGCGGTCTTCCCGCACAGGCTGGCCCGGCTCTGCCAGCAGGCCAAGGCCCGGCTCATCCATTTCAGCACGGACTGCGTGTTCTCCGGCGGCTCCGGACCCATCCCGGACGACGCCCCGCACGACGCCCGCGACGTCTACGGGCGCACCAAGTCCCTCGGTGAGGTGACCGGGCCTGGGTGCCTGACCCTGCGCACGTCCATGATCGGCCTGGAGATCGAAAACCGGCGCGGCCTGGTGGAGTGGTTCCTGGCCCAGCGCGGCGTGGTGCGCGGGTACACCAGGGCGTTCTTCTCGGGCCTCACCACCCTGGAGCTGTCGCGGGTGGTGGAGATGCTCCTCGACGCGCCCGGCGAACTCCACGGCGCCTACAATCTGAGCGCCGCGCCCATCAGCAAGCATGCCCTGCTGGCCCGGCTCGGCGAACTGGCCGGACATCCGGCCATCCTGGTGGAAGACGACTCCCTGGCCGTGGACCGCTCCCTGGACTCGTCGCGGTTCCAGAGGGATTTCGGATACGCTCCCCCGTCCTGGGAGGAGATGCTCCTTGAGTTGGCACAACAGATAAGGACCCATCATCATGTTCTTTGAAGGCAAGACCGTTCTGGTCACCGGCGGCACCGGCTCCATGGGCTCCACCCTGGTCAAGCGCATCCTCGGCGGCGAACGCGGCTGTCCGCGCAAGCTCATCGTGTTCTCGCGCGACGAGGCCAAGCAGCACGACATGCGCATGAACTACCTGAACCGCACCGTGGGCACGGACGAGACCATCTACTCGAACTTCGCCCGGGTGCTGGAATTCCGCATCGGCGACGTGCGCGACTACGGCGACGTCTGCTCGGCGGTGCGCGACGCGGACATCGTGATAAGCGCCGCCGCGCTCAAGCAGGTGCCAACCTGTGAATATTTCCCGGAGCAGGCCGTGCTCACCAACTGCACGGGGGCGGCCAACATCGTCCGGGCCATCCGCGACAACGGCTACCCGGTGCAGACGGTCATGGGCATCTCCACGGACAAGGCCGCCAAGCCCGTAAACGTGATGGGCATGACCAAGGCCATCCAGGAGCGCATCTTCACTACGGCCAACATCGTGGCCCCGTCCTGCCGGTTCGTGTGCGTGCGCTACGGCAACGTGCTGGCCTCGCGCGGGTCGGTGATCCCGCTGTTCCTCAAGCAGATCGAATGCGGCGGGCCGCTGACCCTCACCAGCCCGGACATGACGCGCTTCCTGCTGTCGCTGGACGCCGCCGTGGACACCGTGTTCGCCGCCTTCGAGCGGGCCTTGCCCGGCGAGATCTTCGTGCCCAAGATCCCTTCGGCCAACATCAAGGTGCTGGTCGAAGAACTGCTGGCCGGACGCGACCTGAAGATCCAGGTCACCGGCATCCGCCCCGGTGAGAAGATCCACGAGATCCTCGTCTCCGAGGAGGAAGGCCCGCGCACCGTGGACCTGGGCGACTACTACGCCATGGGTCCCATGCTCCCCGAGCTCGCCCCGGAACGTCCCGGACTCGAGCGCCTGGGCGGCGAGTACAACTCGCGCGACGCCGTCATGGACAGGGCGGACACCAGGGCCTTCCTCGCGGCCAACGGGTTCGCCTGGAAAGGCTGAGAGGAGCTCCCGTGAAGATCATGACCATCCTGGGCACCAGGCCGGAGATCATCCGCCTGAGCCGCCTGATACCCACCCTGGACGGACTTTGCGACCACGTCCTGGTGCACACCGGGCAGAACCACGACGCCAGGCTCTCGGACATCTTTTTCCAGGAGCTTGGCGTGCGCCCTCCCGATCACCATCTGGGCATCGCGGGGAGCACTCCGGGCGAGCGCATCGGCCAGATCATCGCCGGATGCGAACGGCTGTTTCTGGAGGAGCGCCCGGACAGGCTGCTCATCCTGGGCGACACGGACAGCGGGCTGTCCGCACTGCCCGCCAAGCGCCTGGGAATCCCGGTTTACCACATGGAGGCGGGCAACCGCTGCCACGACGACCGCGTGCCCGAAGAGGTGAACCGGCGGGTGATCGACCACGTGAGCGACATGCTGCTGCCCTACACCGAAGGCAGCCGCAGAAACCTGCTGCGAGAAGGCGTCCACCCCGCGCGGGTCCTGGTCACGGGGAACCCCATCCGCGAGGTGCTGGAGCACTACATGGACAAGGCCCAGGAGTCGCATGCCGTGGAGGACCTGGGGCTCACCTCCGGGGGCTACGTGCTGGTCACCGCGCACCGGGCCGAAAACGTGGATGTGCCGGAGCGGCTCTCAAGCCTCGCCCAGGCCCTGGACGCGGTGCAGCGCGAGCTGGGCCTGCCGGTGCTGGTGAGCACCCATCCGCGCACGGCGGCCATGCTCACGCGCCACGGCGTCGCCCTGGACAATCCCAGCGTGCGCTTCCTTGAGCCCTTCGGCTTTTTCGATTTCATCAGCCTCCAGTCCCAGGCCGCGCTGGTGCTCACGGACAGCGGCACGGTGCAGGAGGAGTGCTGCCTGCTGGGCGTGCCCGCCGTCACCCTGCGCGACACCACCGAGCGCCCCGAGACCCTGGAATGCGGGAGCAACGTCCTCTCGGGCGTGGAACCCGGCAAGGTGCTGGCCTGCGTCCGGGCGGCCATGACCCTGAACCGGGAATGGCAGCCGCCTGCCGAATACCTGTCGCAAAACGTCAGCTCGGTCGTGGCCCGCATCATCCTGGGCATGCCCCCGGCAGCCGGAGGCGCAGCATGAGCCGCACCCCGCACTTTTCCATCATGGTGCCCACCTACAATCAGGCGGGCTATCTGGTAGCGGCGCTAAACAGCCTGATCGCCCAGAACGACCCGGACTGGGAGGCCGTGGTGGTGGACGACGGCTCCACCGACGACACCCCCCAGGTGCTGGAGGCCTGCCAGTTCAAGGACCCGCGCATCCGGGCCATCCGGCAGGAGAACGGCGGCACCGCCGCCGCCCTGAACACCGCCCTGGCGAACTGCCGGGGAACCTGGGTGGGCTGGCTCTCCTCCGACGACCTCTTCGAGCCGGACAAGCTCGCGATCCACCGCCAAGCCATGGCCGAGCATCCCGACATCCGCTTCTTCCACACCCACTTCTACCATCTGGAGGAAGACACCGGCATGAAGACCGCCCCGGAGCACTGGCGGCCCATCCCGGAGCCGGGCCTCCAGGTGGCGCGGTTCTTCTCCGGAAACTACGTCTCGGGCATCACCATCTGCGTGGAGCGCCAGGCCATGCTGGCCGCCGCACCCTTCCGCGCAGACCTGCGCCACGCCCAGGACTTCGGCCTGTGGGTGGCGCTGTCCCAGGCGCACCGCTCGCACTTCATCGACCGGCGCACGGCCGTCATGCGCTGGCACGCCTCCCAGACCACCAACGCCTTCCCTGTGGCCGGGCTCTACGACTCGGCCTGGGCCTTGATCGACTTCCTGAACGCGAACCGGTTCGAGGCGCTGTTCCCGGCCCTGGACCTTCTCGACCCGACGCAGGCCCGGACCGCAGTCGACGAGACCCTGGCCATATGCCTGAGTCCGGCCTCGTTTCTCTACCAGCTGGGCTACACCCCGGCCATGATGGAGCGGCTTCTGGAGTGGATGCAGGCCCCGGAAGGCGGAGCCTCCAGGGAGCAGGCGCGCGCCCAAATCAACGAGGCCGTGGGGACCCGCGCCTTCGAGGACGCCCCGGACCAGGTGAAGGCCATCTTCCGCCGGGTCCTGGCCCACGAAGGGGCCTTCGCCTATGCCCCGCACTCCGTGGTGGACTTCATCCGCCGCACCATCGCCTCGCCCGTCACCGACGCCAGGAAGCGGCGCAATCTGGTCCGCTACCTGGACAAGAAAAAGGGCGAATGGAAAAGCCTCTAACCACCACGCATGTCAGCGAAGAAATTCAGGAGCAAGGGCGCATGGAACAGTCTCTGAAAAGCAACGTCGAGATGTGGAAGATCCTTCAGGAGCGCGACTATTTCGCCACCCACCCCTGCTATCGGCAGGAAGACGGGTCCCTGCTCACGAAAGCCTCCGACGACCAGATCATCGAGCGCTTCATGGACCTTGCGGCCAAGAAGCGCGTGGCGGTGATCGGCTGCGGCTACGGGCGCGACGTGGCGGTGATCGCCCCCAAGGTCGGGCACGTCTGGGGCATCGACGTAAGCGAGCTCATCCTGGGCAAGGCCGTGGCCTACCTGCGCGAGCGCGGCTGCGACAACTTCACCCCCGTGCTGGCCGAGCGCTGGAAGGAGGACCTGCCGGGCGGGCTGGATCTGGTGTACAGCTGCATCGTCTTCCAGCACCTCACCCGCGAACTGGTGCGCGACTACATCCTGAACATTCCCGGAAAGCTCGCCCCGCACGGCGAGGTGCTCTGCCAGTTCGCGGACATGGAGTACGGCACCCGCGACGCCGGGCTCGAACACCCTCACGAACCCAGCGTGCGCTGGAACCGCCAGGACATCGAAGCGCTCGTGGCCGAGTCGGGACTCAATCTGTACGCCCTGGAGCGCCAGCCCATCGAGGGCCACGGCGACTGGTGGTGGGCTCATTTCGGCCCTGCTGCGCGCTAGTGTCTCGTTGTAGAAAAACATGAACATGTTTTTCTACAACAAAACAACTGGTTCTCTTGGGTCGAATTCATACGGCGTATGAACGTATTTTGCGAACGCCACACAAGAAAGACGGACGAAGCAGGCCTGCCCCCATGCGCATCGTTCATGTGAACACCCAGGACGTGGCGGGAGGCGCGGCCAAGGTTGCCCGCCTGCTGGCCCTGCGCGAGCGCGAGGCCGGCCACGACGCCGTGCTGCTGGTGGCCAGGCGGCACGGGCGCGGGGCCTTCGTCTCGCGCTTCGACCCGGCCCCGGACCCGCTGCTGCGTCCTTTCGCCGAGGAGTGCGGCCTCCAGTACCTGCACTTCCAGGGCTGCTTCGGCCTGCCGGAGCGCGAGCCCATGGCCTCGGCGGACTTGGTCCACCTGCACAACCTGCACTACGACTTCTTCAACCCCCTGGCCCTGGCCGCCATCTCGCGGGCCAAACCCTGCCTGTGGACCCTGCACGACCTGCACCCGCTCACCGGCTTCTGCAACTATCCCGTGGACTGCGCAGGCTGGCTCTCAGGCTGCACGGACTGCGAACGAGCCCGCATGAACGCCCCGGACCCTCAATGCGACGGGAGCCTGGTCACCCCGGCCAGACGCCGGGGCACGGCGCTGACCCATCGGGCCAAGGCCCTGGTCTACGCGCACTCCCGGCTGACCCTGGCCTGCCCGTCCCGGTGGGTGAAGGAGCAGGTGGAGCGCTCCATCCTGGCCGGGCATCCGGCCCAGGTCATCCCCAACGGCATCGAGACGGACGTGTTCGTCCCCGGAGACCGTGCTGCCGCGCGCCGCGAACTGGGCATTCCGCAGGACGTCCCGGTGGTGGGGGCCGTGGCCGCTTACGGCGTGTTCGACAATCCCATCAAGGGCGGCCCGCTGATCCTGGAGGCCATGCGGCGGGTGTGGAACGAGCGCCCGGAGACCATTTTCCTGAACGTGGGCGGCTTCGGCCACGGGCCGGATGCGCGCGTGGTCAACCTGCCCTTCGTGGAGAACCCGGCGACCCTGGCCAGGGCCTACGCGGCCATGGACGTGTTCACCCACGCCTCCCTGGCCGAGACCTTCTGCCTGGTGGCCGCCGAGGCCATGTCCTGCGGCGTCCCCGTGGCCGCTCAGGAGCTCGGGCCGCTGCCCGAGGTGGTCCGCCAGGGACGCGACGGCCTGCTCTCCCCGCCGGGCGACGCCCCCGCCCTGGCTGCGAACATCACGCGGCTTTTGGGCGACGCGCCCCTGCGCCTAAGCCTGGGCCAGAGCGGTCGGAAGCGCGCCCTGGAGGAGTTCGGGCTGGACCTCATGGTGCGGCGCTACATCGAGCTTTCCCGGCAGGTGATCGAAGAGCGGCGCGGCTTACCCGGCATCGTGGCTCCTCTGCCGCCCGCCGGACTGCCCGCCCTGGCCAGGACATCCGCCCTCCTGAAGGCCGAGGGGATTTCAGACAAGGCCCGCACCAGCCAGGAGCTCGTCCGGGACTTCGTTCAAGAACAACCCGAGGAGCTCAGGCCACATTTCGAGGCCGTGGCGCAAAAATCCCGCGACATCGCGCGGGTGTTCGAGCTTCGGGGTCTGGGACGGCTGGAAGACTCCCTGGCCGTGATCGACTCGCTGAACGCCGCGTGGCCGCAGGACACGGCCCTGTGGCGCACCCGTGGGGTCACGCTCGGCCTCATGGGACGCCGGGACGAGGCCATGGAGGCTTTCCGGGTCTGCCTGGAGGCGCACCCGCCCCAGTCCGACGCGCTCCTGAACGTCTGCGACATGTGGCGCGCCGCCGGGGACCAGGCCAAAGCCCTTGAGGCCCTGGATGCTTTTGCCGCCGTGGACCCGTATCTGCGCGGCTTCAACTGGCGGAAGGGGCTTCTGCTCCAGGACGCAGGAGACCACCGGGGCGCGGCGCGGGCCTTCCTGCGCGAGCTGCGGCTCCACGGTTCGCCCGAAGCGCGCGGCCCGCTGGCCCACAGCCTGGAGGCCCTGGGGAAGCCGCTGCTGGCGCAGTGCCTGGGCCAGGACCCGGCGTGACCCGCACGATCCGCTTATCAGGCCTGCCCGTGAAACCAAACCGGTCGGCGAGCGACTGCCGCCCCGAAAAACGCCCCTGGTCATGGCCCAATCCGCGCCCCTGGCCTTTGGGCATGGGAATTGCTAGTCTTTGCGCATTCCAGGGGGAGGTCGTATGATACCGCTTTACCAGATGAAGATCATCCAGATCGACATCACCAACGCCTGCGTGAACAAGTGCTCCAACTGCACCCGGCTCATCGGCCATCACCGCAAGCCCTTTTTCATGGAGTTCGACTTCTTCAAGAAGGCCGTGGACTCCCTGGTGGATTTCCCCGGCATGGTGGGCACCATCGGCGGCGAGCCCCTGCTGCACCCGGAATTCGAGAAGTTCGCCCGCTACCTGGAGCGTCAGATTCCCGACAAGAAGCGCCGGGGATTGTGGTCCACCATCCCCGAGCAGTTCAGCGCCAGATATGGCGAGCTCATCAAGCAAGTGTACGGCAACCTCTTCCTGAACGACCACACCATCGACGCCATCCTGCACCAGCCCGTGCTGGTGGCCGCCCAGGAAGCCGTGCCCGATCCGGCCAAGATGTGGAGCCTCATCGACAACTGCTGGGTGCAGACCTACTGGTCCGCCACCATCACCCCTAAGGGGGCCTTCTTTTGCGAGGTGGCCGGAGCCCTGGACATGCTCTTCGACGGCCCCGGCGGCTGGCCCGTCGAGCCGGGCTGGTGGAAGCGCGAGCCGGGCGAATTCGGCGAACAGAAGGAGCGCTGGTGCCCGCGTTGCGGCTGCGCCGTGCCCCTGCCCAGGCGCAAGTCCACCCAGGAGGTGGACGACGTGAGCGCGGGCAACCTCGCGGAGCTGACCCGCATCGCCTCCCCCAAGGTGAAGAAGAACCGGGTGGAGGTGTTCGACGGCAAGTCCATGCCCGAGGACTGGAACCCGCACCCCAACTGGTACATGTCCGAGGTGGAGGAAGAGGCCCAGTACCGCAAGCGCATCGCCGACCGCCTGAGCGGGACGGACCCCGCCTGCCCCGATGACGGGCAGGAATGCGCCTAGGCCGCGTTTTCACGATTTGACGGCCAGAGTCCGGCCCGGACCAAACAGATTTTTGCAAAGGATCGACGCATGCCTGCAAACGGCAAGGGATTTTCCACCACCACCCGGCGCGTTCTCACCCGCAGGGGCGTCCTGTGGCTCGGCCAGACCTGCAACCTGCGCTGCCACTTCTGCTATTTCCAGAACCGGATAAGCTCCGCCGAGCACCCGGACCACCCCTTCATGAGCCTCGACAAAGCCAAGGGCATCTGCTCCACCCTGCGCGGCCACTATGGCAACACGGCCATCGACATCCAGGGCGGCGAGCCCACCATCCACCCGGACATCAACGCCCTGGTGGCCCACTGCCGCGAGATCGGCCTTCTGCCCACGCTCATCACCAACGCCCTGGTGCTGGACAAGCGCGAGCGCTGCCAGGCCCTCGTGGACGCGGGGCTTCGCGACCTTCTGGTCTCGGTGCACGGCCTGCGCGAGGACTACGACCGCGCCGTGGGCCTGCCCGGAGGCCACGTCCGCCAGATGAAGGCCCTGGACAACCTGGTGGCCCTGGGTATCCCCTTCCGCTTCAATTGCGTGCTGGCCAAGTCCGTGCTGGGCCATCTCGCGGAGATCTCGCGGCTGGCCGTGGAAACCGGGGCCAGAGTCGTGAACTTCATCGCCTTCAACCCGTTTGAGGACCAGCAGAAAAACGCCCGCTCCGGCGCGGACGTGCCCCGCTACACCGACGTGCGCGGCCCCCTGGTGGAGGCGCTGGACTACCTGGAACTGCACGGCGTGGAGGCCAACGTGCGCTACCTGCCCCTGTGCCAGGTTCCCGAGCGCCATCGCAAGAGCTTCTACAACTTCCAGCAGCTCCCCTACGACCTGCACGAGTGGGACTACGCCTCCTGGTCCTGGACCGGGCGCAACCCGCAGCGCAGGCGTGACGGCGACCTGGAAGAGCCCGTGTCCCTGCGGTGGGCCAACTCGCGCTCCAAGATGTTCGGCTACGAGGGCTACCTTGAGGCCCCCTCGGTGAGCCCGGAGGACGAATACCGCCACAGCGCGTATATCCGCGCCCGCGAGCATTGCGGCTACAAGTTCGCCCCGGCCTGCGAAGCCTGCGGCCTGAAGGGAATCTGCGACGGCTTCCACGGCGACTACGCCTCCCTGCACGGCGCGGACGAAGCCCGGACGCAGGACATTCCCCTGGTGGAAGACCCGAAGTTCTACATCTCCCGTCAGGTGAAGATCGTGGAAGATGAAGACGCCGACTGGGCTGGCTGAAACCCGATCCCGGCCAACTGAACGGAGACCAAGACATCATGCCCAGCTACCGGCAAATCCTCGACGCGCCCTGCATCCTGCACCAGGACGAGAAGACGCTCCTCGGCCTGTGCGCGGCCATGCTCACCCCCGGTTCCACCATCGTGGAGGTGGGCACCTACACGGGCGGCTCGGCCCGGATACTCCAGGCGGCCTGCAAAGGGACCTGCGCCCTGCACAGCATCGACATCGCCGACCATGTGAATCCGCGCATCGTCTCCAAGGATAGCTTCCAGCATTTCCTGGGCGATTCGCGAGCCTTCGCTGACTGTTTCCAGGGACGCATCGACCTGGCCTTCATCGACGGTGACCACTCTTTCCAGGGCGCGCTCACGGATTACGAAAACCTCCGCCCGCTGCTTGCCCCGCAGGCGGTGGTGCTCTTCCACGACGTGGACTTCGATCACATCGGGGTCAAGGTGTTCTGCGACACCCTGGTGCGCACCGGCTGCCTGCGCGACGTGGTCCAGGCGTCCCGGATGCTGGCCGGAACCCACGTTCCCGCTGCGCCCATGCCCACGGCCGCCGACTACGCCGAAACCATCCGCCTCCAGGCGCTGACCTACGCCGCCGAACAGTACCAGGGCGTCTGCCGGTGCGAGGAAAGCCAGGCCTCCCGCCCTGTTTTCCCGCTCCCCCAGGACAGGTCCCGCATCCGCTTCATCGGGCGCGGCTGCCTCGGCTGGCTGGTGAGCCGCCTGTTCGACCTGGAGTGGGCGTCTTTCATCGATTCCTGGCAGGCCGATGACCCCGATTGCAGTTACTACGTGTGCAGCTACTCCAAGGGAGCCATCGAAGGCACCCTCATACACCAGAAGGGTATCTCCCCCTCCCGGATCATCTTCGTGAGCCCCGTTCAGGCGTCCTTGGCCATCCTGGACGACCTGCTGCTGGCAGGCGGCGTGAAAACTGCCAAAACGGCCACCTCGGAGATGGAGCAGGCCATAGTCCCCTCGGCGTTCATGGCTCTGCCCCCGGACATGCTCCAGCGTCTGCACGCCTCCGGCTACCTCCACCAGTTCTTCACCTCTTTCTTCTTCAAGGGCTGACATGACCCCTGCCGCCACCATACCGCTCACGCCCGCCCTGGCCGATTCGCGCCTGGACCGGGCTGGAATAGAAAAGCCCCTGGTGTCCGTCATCGTCACCAGCTTCAACTACGCCCCCTACGTGCTGGACTGCCTGCGCTCGGTGGCCCGCCAGGCCTACCCCCACTGGGAGTGCATCGTGGTGGATGACTGCTCCACGGACGACAGCCCCGCCCTCATCCAGGCCTTCGTGGACTCGCCCGAAGCCGGTGGGCGCTTCGCCTTTGCGCGCCACGAGGCCAACGGCGGCCAGATGGAGGGGTTCAAGACCGGGCTGGCCCAGGCCAAGGGCGTGTTCGCGGTGCTTCTGGACGCCGACGACGTGCTGCTGGAGGACTTCCTGGAGGTGCACCTGCACACCCACCTGGGCAGGTTGCCCGTGGCCTTCACCAGCTCCAACCAGTACCAGATAGACGGCCTGGGGCGCATCGTGTCAGGCGAGCACCTGGACCACCACTCCAAGGGCGCCTACCGATACGTTCGCAAGACCACCTTCCAGCGCGGCTTCTGGATCTGGGCCACGGCCAGCTCCATGATGTTCCGGGTGGAGACCCTGCGGCTCATCCTGGAGAACCAGCCGCGCTCGTTCCGCATCTGCGCGGACTACTACATCGCGCACTTCGCCAACCTGATCGGCTATTCGCTGCTCATCCCCACCATCCACGGTTGCTACCGCCGCCACGGGGAGAACAATTTCGGCTCCAACCCGGTGCTGGGGGCCATCAACTCCGTGGGCTGCATGACCAAGCACCCCCCGCACGCCGAGTTCCGCCAGGCCATCATCGACCACATGCTGGGCAACAAGGCGCGCTTCAAGCCCATCCTTGGACGAAAGGACTTCGTGACCATGCTCTTCCGGGTGGGAACCTGGGAGGAGATACGCGAGGCGGCCCGCAAGCACCCCGACGTGCTGCCCGGACCGGAATGGAAGCTGCGGCTGCGCTACTGGCTTTTCAGGCTCTCGCGCCTGAAGCTGAACAGGACCCCCTGGCCGCAGAGGCTGGAGGCGGTCGATCCGTCCTGATGTTCGAAGGCCCGGAAAGGCGCGTTCGCGTCATTCCGGGCCGTTTTCGCTAATCGCCCGGCGCGATGATGGTTTCGCTACCACCCACGCTGTCCACCACGAAAACCGGCTCGTCGCCCTGCCAGGGGGGGTTCGACTTCCCAGTCATCTCCTCGATGTCCACGCGCACCACGCAGGTGACCGCCAGGACCTTCTCGTCGTATTTGCCGGTGGGGCCGCCCAGGTGTCCCATGATGAGGTCCAGTCCGCGCTGCTTCTCCGCCGGGTCCTCCACGACCACGGCGCGCCCCGTGCCCACCACGGACTTGAAGTGCGCGGTGTAGTCGCAGGCCTTGGTCTGGCGCACCAGCGAGTAGGACACCACCGCGTCGAAGCTCACCCGGTCGCAGGCGCGCAGGCAGTCGGCCTTTTTCCCCTTGTGGGAGCTGTGGAAATACAGCGCGCGGTTCTCGTACCCGAAGCTCACCGGCACCACGTACGGCGACGCGCCGTCCCACATGGCCAGATGCACGTACTCGGCCCGTCGCAACAGGGCCTCCACCAGTTTGAAATCCTTTATCTCGCGGTCGGACTTACGCACAAAAACGCTCCTTGCGATTATTCTTTCAGCCCCGATTGATACTCAGATATCGCGCGCCATGTTGTCCAGAAGGCGGGTCAGCATGGCCTCCAGACCCTCCAGGTGCTTGAGCCCCGCCCTCATCTCTTCCGGGGTCTGCACAAACTGCCCCTCGACCAGGTCGGCGGCCCCGTGTTCGATCAGCTGCTCCATGCTCTGGGCCGTGGTCTCGAAATGAAACTGCAACCCCACCAGCTTCGCGCCCACGGCGAAGGCCTGCTGCGCGCAGGCGTCGCTCTCTGCCAGCAGCGAGGCCCCGCGCGGCACGGAGAAGGTCTCGCCGTGCCAGTGAAAGGCCGTGAACTCCTTCGGGATGCCCGCAAACGCCGGGTTGGCCGCGCCCCAGGGCGTCAGCCGCACCGGATGCCAGCCTATCTCGCGCTGGTTGTTGCTGCCCACCTGCCCGCCCAGAATCT
Coding sequences within:
- a CDS encoding pyridoxamine 5'-phosphate oxidase family protein produces the protein MRKSDREIKDFKLVEALLRRAEYVHLAMWDGASPYVVPVSFGYENRALYFHSSHKGKKADCLRACDRVSFDAVVSYSLVRQTKACDYTAHFKSVVGTGRAVVVEDPAEKQRGLDLIMGHLGGPTGKYDEKVLAVTCVVRVDIEEMTGKSNPPWQGDEPVFVVDSVGGSETIIAPGD
- a CDS encoding type 1 glutamine amidotransferase is translated as MRIQSIEHVPFEDPAGIAVWAAKRGHELARTRIWANDPLPDPHEYDLLTVMGGPMSVHDELEFPWLAQEKECLKQAVARGRSVLGVCLGAQMLSQILGGQVGSNNQREIGWHPVRLTPWGAANPAFAGIPKEFTAFHWHGETFSVPRGASLLAESDACAQQAFAVGAKLVGLQFHFETTAQSMEQLIEHGAADLVEGQFVQTPEEMRAGLKHLEGLEAMLTRLLDNMARDI